A genomic window from Pseudogulbenkiania sp. MAI-1 includes:
- a CDS encoding glycosyltransferase family 4 protein, which translates to MTRLAIVRQKYNPAGGAERFVSRALSALQANGELEVSLIARRWEKLDGVAALTADPFYLGNVWRDWGFAHAARRLWQHEGFELVQSHERIPGCDIYRAGDGVHAAWLQHRRRALSGWSVCALTLNPYHHYVCAAERRMFLDPRLKLVICNAQLIKREIQQHFGLPDDKLAVIYNGVDTDAFHPRLREQHRTRLRAELAIPAEAPTLLYVGSGFERKGVERALRAVAALDGVHLVVVGKDKHAARYQRLAGELGIAGRVRFTGAQGDVKPYYGLADAFILPTLYDPFPNVCVEALACGLPLFTTTTCGAAELIEPGRNGWVHDALDQAALVDALRAWLACRATWPALSAAARATAEPLTLSAMAGQLVNVYQRFLPDPHIAV; encoded by the coding sequence ATGACCCGGCTTGCCATTGTCCGTCAGAAGTACAACCCTGCCGGCGGTGCCGAGCGTTTCGTCAGCCGCGCTTTGTCCGCCTTGCAGGCCAACGGCGAGCTCGAAGTCAGCCTGATCGCGCGGCGTTGGGAGAAGCTCGACGGCGTTGCGGCGCTGACCGCCGACCCGTTCTACCTCGGCAACGTCTGGCGTGACTGGGGTTTCGCTCACGCCGCACGCCGCCTGTGGCAGCACGAGGGCTTCGAGCTGGTGCAGTCGCACGAGCGCATTCCCGGCTGCGACATCTACCGCGCTGGTGACGGCGTGCACGCCGCCTGGCTGCAGCACCGCCGCCGCGCCTTGTCCGGCTGGTCCGTCTGCGCGCTCACGCTCAACCCCTATCATCACTACGTCTGCGCCGCCGAGCGGCGCATGTTCCTCGACCCGCGTTTGAAGCTGGTGATCTGTAACGCCCAGCTGATCAAGCGCGAGATCCAGCAGCATTTCGGCCTGCCCGACGACAAGCTGGCGGTGATCTACAACGGCGTCGACACCGACGCCTTCCACCCGCGCCTGCGTGAGCAGCATCGCACCCGGCTGCGTGCCGAGCTCGCCATTCCTGCCGAGGCGCCGACGCTGCTCTACGTCGGCTCCGGTTTCGAGCGCAAGGGCGTGGAGCGCGCGCTGCGCGCCGTGGCGGCATTGGACGGGGTGCACCTGGTGGTGGTGGGCAAGGACAAGCACGCGGCACGCTACCAGCGCCTGGCCGGCGAACTGGGTATCGCCGGGCGGGTACGTTTTACCGGCGCCCAGGGGGACGTCAAACCCTACTATGGCCTGGCCGACGCCTTCATCCTGCCGACCTTGTACGATCCGTTCCCCAACGTCTGCGTCGAGGCGCTGGCCTGTGGATTGCCACTGTTCACCACCACCACTTGCGGTGCGGCCGAGCTGATCGAACCGGGACGCAACGGCTGGGTGCACGACGCGCTGGACCAGGCCGCATTGGTCGACGCGCTACGCGCTTGGCTGGCATGCCGGGCCACCTGGCCGGCATTGTCTGCCGCGGCGCGCGCCACCGCCGAGCCGCTGACGCTGAGCGCGATGGCCGGGCAATTGGTTAACGTCTATCAACGTTTCCTCCCCGACCCCCACATCGCGGTATAA
- a CDS encoding glycosyltransferase gives MTPKRILLLDTGKEWGGGTNSMFELLKRIDRQRFHVTCLFYHDYPKGKDSSLGRELAKIGIELKLLPQRRQPLWAKLAKELGRGLLAWHRPARERWVARVEQAWRIRPNVNRLVHELRQGGYDLLYMNNQPRSNIEGYLAAETAGIPVVQHCRIEPVMDASTSRLVNRVARKVIGVSNGVVDALLKAGVEPAKCLPVFNGIDPDQPLPDGQTVRSRYGIGEQEVVFGAVGSLIERKGIRYVLEAASKLNAAATPFRILLVGDGPQRAELQALAEQLGIAERVIFTGFQSAPLPFVAAMDVCLLASQSEGLPRVLLEAMLLAKPAIASNVVGSRELVDDQQSGLLVPYADSQALSLAMQQLLSEPQRRRQLGEQGRAIVTRQYTIRAYVDGVERVLAAAMER, from the coding sequence ATGACACCAAAACGCATTCTGCTGCTGGATACCGGCAAGGAGTGGGGCGGCGGCACCAACAGCATGTTCGAACTGCTCAAGCGCATCGACCGCCAGCGCTTCCACGTGACCTGCCTGTTCTATCACGACTACCCCAAGGGCAAGGACAGCAGCCTTGGCCGGGAGCTGGCCAAGATCGGCATCGAACTCAAACTGCTGCCGCAGCGACGTCAACCGCTGTGGGCGAAGCTCGCCAAGGAACTGGGCCGAGGGCTGCTGGCCTGGCACAGGCCGGCGCGCGAACGCTGGGTCGCCCGGGTCGAGCAGGCCTGGCGCATCCGTCCCAACGTCAACCGGCTGGTTCACGAACTGCGCCAGGGCGGTTACGACCTGCTCTACATGAACAATCAGCCGCGTTCGAATATCGAAGGCTACCTTGCCGCCGAGACTGCCGGTATCCCGGTAGTGCAGCACTGTCGTATCGAGCCGGTGATGGATGCGTCGACTTCCCGGCTCGTCAACCGGGTGGCGCGCAAGGTCATCGGTGTCTCCAATGGCGTGGTCGATGCCTTGCTGAAAGCGGGAGTCGAACCGGCCAAATGCCTGCCGGTATTCAACGGCATCGATCCCGATCAGCCGCTGCCGGATGGTCAGACGGTGCGCAGTCGGTATGGCATTGGCGAGCAGGAGGTGGTGTTCGGTGCGGTGGGATCGCTGATCGAGCGCAAGGGCATCCGTTATGTCCTGGAAGCCGCCAGCAAACTGAATGCGGCGGCGACTCCTTTCCGCATCTTGCTGGTGGGCGATGGTCCGCAGCGAGCCGAGTTGCAGGCACTGGCCGAGCAACTGGGTATCGCCGAGCGGGTGATCTTTACCGGCTTCCAGTCGGCTCCGCTGCCTTTCGTCGCAGCGATGGATGTCTGCCTGTTGGCATCGCAGAGCGAGGGGCTGCCCCGGGTCCTGCTCGAAGCCATGTTGCTGGCCAAGCCCGCCATCGCGTCCAACGTTGTTGGGTCGCGCGAGTTGGTGGACGATCAGCAAAGCGGGCTGCTCGTCCCCTACGCCGACAGCCAGGCCCTGTCTCTGGCCATGCAGCAACTGCTGAGCGAACCGCAACGCCGTCGTCAGTTGGGCGAGCAAGGGCGAGCGATCGTCACCCGGCAGTACACCATCCGCGCCTACGTGGATGGTGTCGAACGCGTGCTGGCCGCCGCCATGGAGCGCTAA
- a CDS encoding glycosyltransferase family 9 protein, with the protein MFFLLLTWLVSPLLAIRLLLARKREPERILLIQTAKIGDMLCATPIILALKARYPEAHLTVLHAPVTHTLIAGLPEVDQCLPVQSRDWKGLSGKFRLARLLAAGKHDMAIVLSPNLPLLLALCWAGIPRRLSLLPTRPGRSYRWAAPLLSDHETHGGGELVLDTVRRLLNRQGIDLGFSKTMSVADSGEKVCRGLGLDREGQAIGIAVSSANKLKELGEEKLRDLLGELLVRFEVPVVLIGGGEDGAQAARLCASLNGNPRLIDATGRFRLDELPALMQRLRVFVGVDSGLTYLADTFDIPIVSIVGPTDPREQRPLGKNVRFVIQRPACYPCAFVFKAPYACHTGTRECVLSVRVEDIVEQIMDLGVFLPRETRDI; encoded by the coding sequence GTGTTCTTCCTGTTATTGACCTGGCTCGTCTCGCCCTTGCTGGCTATCCGTTTGCTGCTGGCCCGGAAGCGCGAGCCGGAGCGGATCCTGCTGATCCAGACCGCCAAGATCGGCGACATGCTATGCGCCACACCGATAATCCTGGCGCTGAAGGCTCGCTATCCGGAGGCGCATCTGACCGTACTGCATGCGCCCGTCACTCACACCCTGATTGCGGGCCTGCCCGAAGTGGATCAGTGCCTGCCAGTGCAGTCCCGCGACTGGAAAGGGCTGAGCGGCAAGTTCAGGCTCGCCCGGCTGTTGGCTGCGGGCAAGCATGACATGGCGATCGTCTTGTCGCCCAACTTACCGCTGCTGTTGGCGCTGTGCTGGGCAGGCATCCCACGGCGCCTGTCGTTGTTGCCTACCCGGCCAGGGCGCTCCTACCGCTGGGCCGCCCCCTTGCTGAGCGATCATGAGACGCATGGGGGTGGTGAACTGGTCCTGGATACGGTGCGCCGGCTGCTGAACCGACAAGGCATCGACCTCGGCTTCAGTAAGACCATGAGTGTGGCCGATAGCGGGGAGAAGGTGTGCCGGGGACTGGGGCTCGATCGGGAGGGCCAAGCTATCGGCATCGCCGTCTCCAGTGCCAATAAGCTCAAGGAACTGGGCGAAGAAAAATTACGCGACTTGCTCGGGGAACTGCTGGTCCGTTTCGAGGTTCCCGTCGTCTTGATCGGGGGGGGCGAGGATGGGGCTCAGGCCGCCAGGCTGTGTGCCTCTCTGAATGGGAATCCTCGTCTGATCGATGCCACCGGCCGGTTCCGGCTGGACGAACTGCCGGCCCTGATGCAGCGTCTGAGGGTGTTTGTCGGGGTGGATTCCGGCCTGACCTATCTTGCCGATACGTTCGATATTCCGATTGTTTCCATCGTCGGGCCGACCGATCCGCGCGAGCAACGCCCGCTGGGGAAGAACGTCCGCTTCGTCATCCAGCGGCCCGCTTGCTATCCCTGTGCCTTCGTATTCAAGGCGCCCTATGCCTGCCACACCGGAACACGGGAGTGCGTTCTGTCCGTTCGTGTAGAGGATATCGTCGAGCAGATCATGGACCTTGGCGTATTCCTGCCCCGTGAGACTCGAGATATTTGA
- a CDS encoding glycosyltransferase family 9 protein — protein sequence MGTRIRETLLEHGLGLIRRFDRRRPDPAELGTPAIARILVISSTAIGDTLLSTPAIRSLRRAYPAARIVLLVNAPYQGLFASNPDIDGTIAYPGGYRRFFRLARALRRERFDLVAILHGNEPQATPLAYLSGARWRFKWPNNNRFRFLLSNAEPVKGWDDFPHGIDQRLAVAHAAGATGSDRHMVMPVSDAARRSVDDFLARQHGIAHGVPVVGFQVGASTASRRWRPERYAELGRQLLAAYPALQIVITGSPQERGLAEQVAQAIGDERVAVTAGSVKLAEMPALAQRFAWLVTPDTGIMHLALAVGTPIVGLFAAAHWSRSGPSADLECHIVIQKWRTCDPCLGKRCHYAAPPCMDNITVGEVFDACLQQAARAGLVPESIT from the coding sequence ATGGGCACCCGCATCCGTGAAACCCTGCTCGAGCATGGCCTCGGGCTGATCCGGCGCTTCGACCGGCGTCGCCCCGATCCCGCCGAACTAGGGACGCCGGCCATCGCCCGCATCCTGGTCATCTCGTCCACGGCGATCGGCGACACGCTGCTGTCGACACCGGCCATCCGCAGCCTGCGCCGGGCGTATCCGGCGGCGCGCATCGTGCTGCTGGTCAACGCGCCCTATCAGGGCTTGTTCGCGAGCAATCCCGATATCGACGGCACCATCGCCTATCCCGGCGGTTACCGCCGTTTCTTCCGCCTGGCACGGGCGCTGCGCCGCGAGCGTTTCGATCTGGTCGCCATCCTGCACGGCAACGAGCCGCAGGCCACCCCGCTGGCCTATCTGAGCGGGGCGCGCTGGCGTTTCAAGTGGCCCAACAACAACCGTTTCCGCTTTTTGTTGAGCAATGCCGAGCCGGTCAAGGGCTGGGACGATTTCCCGCATGGCATCGATCAGCGCCTGGCGGTCGCGCATGCCGCCGGGGCGACGGGCAGCGACCGCCACATGGTGATGCCGGTGAGCGATGCCGCACGCCGGTCGGTGGACGATTTCCTGGCGCGCCAGCACGGCATCGCCCACGGCGTACCGGTAGTGGGCTTCCAGGTCGGCGCCTCGACCGCCAGCCGGCGCTGGCGGCCAGAGCGTTATGCCGAACTGGGACGGCAATTGTTGGCGGCCTATCCGGCACTGCAGATCGTGATTACCGGCTCGCCGCAGGAGCGCGGCCTGGCCGAGCAGGTGGCACAGGCCATCGGCGATGAGCGGGTGGCGGTGACGGCAGGCTCGGTCAAGCTGGCGGAGATGCCGGCACTGGCGCAGCGCTTTGCCTGGCTGGTGACGCCGGACACCGGCATCATGCATCTGGCACTGGCGGTCGGCACGCCGATCGTCGGTCTGTTCGCCGCCGCGCATTGGTCCCGCTCGGGGCCGAGCGCGGATCTGGAGTGCCACATCGTGATCCAGAAGTGGCGCACGTGCGACCCTTGCCTGGGCAAGCGCTGTCACTACGCCGCGCCACCCTGTATGGACAATATCACCGTGGGTGAAGTCTTCGACGCCTGCCTGCAGCAGGCTGCCAGAGCGGGACTGGTCCCCGAGAGCATCACATGA
- a CDS encoding glycosyltransferase family 4 protein, protein MAERLTILHTESSLGWGGQEHRTFKEMVGLSKLGQRLLLACQPGAKFAVRAREAGFEVFEVRMRNGVDLAAVAKLAALMRRERVDVVNTHSGRDSILGGLAGRLAGRLVVRTRHLALPITSRFTYTTLPHHVVSVSESVRRYLVGEGVPEPRIGTVYTGIDPEVMTLDGASTLRAELGLPDEAKLVGTVAILRKKKGHHRIVEAAPAILAACPDVHFVFAGDGPQMDNLKAQIAAAGLGERFHLLGLRRDIANVLAGCDLFLLPTEQEALGTSFIEAMAMGLPVIGTRVDGVPEVVRHDDNGLLIEPDDVASLAAAVIRLLGDDALRARMAGRSRELVSSVFHVDTMNRDMLALYRRLLAERRAR, encoded by the coding sequence ATGGCTGAGCGGCTGACGATATTGCACACCGAGTCCTCGCTCGGCTGGGGTGGCCAGGAACACCGCACCTTCAAGGAGATGGTCGGGCTTAGCAAGCTCGGCCAGCGCCTGCTCCTGGCTTGCCAGCCCGGCGCCAAGTTCGCCGTGCGGGCACGCGAAGCCGGCTTCGAGGTGTTCGAGGTGCGCATGCGCAACGGCGTCGATCTGGCCGCCGTCGCCAAGCTGGCCGCCTTGATGCGCCGCGAGCGGGTCGACGTGGTCAACACCCACAGTGGCCGCGACAGCATCCTGGGCGGCCTGGCGGGTCGGCTTGCCGGGCGGCTGGTGGTGCGTACGCGCCATCTGGCGCTGCCGATCACCTCGCGCTTTACCTACACCACGCTGCCGCACCACGTGGTCAGCGTCAGTGAGTCGGTGCGTCGCTATCTGGTGGGCGAGGGCGTGCCGGAACCGCGCATCGGCACCGTCTACACCGGCATCGATCCCGAGGTGATGACGCTGGACGGCGCCTCCACGCTGCGCGCCGAATTGGGGCTGCCGGACGAGGCGAAGCTGGTCGGCACGGTGGCCATCCTGCGCAAGAAGAAGGGCCACCACCGCATCGTCGAGGCCGCGCCGGCCATCCTTGCCGCCTGCCCCGACGTGCATTTCGTGTTTGCCGGCGACGGCCCGCAGATGGATAACCTGAAGGCTCAGATCGCTGCCGCCGGATTGGGCGAGCGCTTCCATCTCCTGGGCCTGCGCCGCGATATCGCCAACGTGCTGGCCGGCTGCGACCTGTTCCTGCTGCCGACCGAGCAGGAGGCGCTCGGCACCTCCTTCATCGAGGCGATGGCGATGGGCCTGCCGGTGATCGGCACCCGCGTCGACGGCGTACCGGAGGTGGTGCGTCACGACGACAACGGTCTGCTGATCGAGCCGGACGACGTAGCCAGCCTGGCGGCGGCAGTGATCCGCCTGCTCGGCGACGACGCACTGCGCGCCCGCATGGCCGGCCGCAGCCGCGAGCTGGTGTCGTCGGTGTTCCACGTCGACACCATGAACCGCGACATGCTGGCGCTGTACCGCCGTCTGCTGGCCGAACGGAGGGCACGATGA
- the msbA gene encoding lipid A export permease/ATP-binding protein MsbA, producing the protein MADSKEIGSLALYKRLLRYLRSYWRVFLASLLAMVVAAATEPAFARLMKPLIDGGFVQKDSAAMIWTPLAIVGLFIVRGVTSYINEYATSYLSGHLVQRLREEMFGKLMQLPVRYFDDHPSGRLLSRIAFDVSQVTEAGFNIITVVVKDGITVLGLLGLLLYTDWQLTLICLAVLPLVTLIVRVVGKRLRGLSRQNQHNMAQLTQVLGETIDCQRVVKIYGGQVYEAERFQHAAESIRHNAVKQSSMSSLNTGVTQLVISMALALILYFATVRAQHGAFTAGDFMSFLTAMLMLFAPVKRITSISQSLQRGLAAAESVFGFLDEAPEADHGTKRLAETRGALSFRHVTFRYPHAERDAIADLSLDVKPGETVALVGSSGSGKTTLVSLIPRFYDPDAGSISLDGVPLADIELASLRSHIALVSQDVVLFNDSVAANIAYGRIGEVSREEIVAAARAANALDFIEAMPEGFDTLIGENGVRLSGGQRQRLAIARALLKNAPILILDEATSALDTQSERLVQAALERLMQNRTTIVIAHRLSTIENADRIVVMHQGRVAEVGNHEELIAHDGLYANLHRMQFKEPQHG; encoded by the coding sequence ATGGCGGATTCCAAAGAGATCGGCAGCCTCGCGCTGTACAAACGGCTGCTGCGTTACTTGCGCTCCTACTGGCGCGTGTTCCTCGCCTCCCTGCTGGCCATGGTGGTGGCTGCCGCCACCGAGCCGGCGTTCGCCCGGCTGATGAAGCCGCTGATCGACGGCGGCTTCGTCCAGAAGGACAGCGCCGCGATGATCTGGACGCCGCTCGCCATCGTCGGCTTGTTCATCGTGCGTGGGGTGACCAGCTACATCAACGAGTACGCCACCAGCTACTTGTCCGGCCACTTGGTGCAGCGCCTGCGCGAGGAAATGTTCGGCAAGCTGATGCAGCTGCCGGTGCGCTACTTCGACGACCACCCCTCCGGTCGGTTGCTGTCGCGCATCGCCTTCGACGTCAGCCAGGTCACCGAGGCCGGCTTCAACATCATCACCGTGGTGGTCAAGGACGGCATCACCGTGCTCGGTCTGTTGGGTCTGCTGTTGTATACCGACTGGCAACTGACGCTGATCTGTCTGGCGGTGCTGCCGCTGGTGACGCTGATCGTGCGTGTGGTTGGCAAGCGTCTGCGCGGGCTGTCGCGCCAGAACCAGCACAATATGGCGCAGCTGACCCAGGTGCTGGGCGAGACCATCGACTGTCAGCGCGTGGTCAAGATCTACGGTGGCCAGGTTTACGAGGCCGAGCGCTTCCAGCACGCCGCCGAGTCGATCCGCCACAACGCGGTCAAGCAGAGCTCGATGTCCTCGCTCAACACCGGCGTCACCCAGCTGGTGATCTCGATGGCGCTGGCGCTGATCCTCTATTTCGCCACGGTGCGCGCGCAGCACGGCGCCTTCACCGCCGGCGACTTCATGTCCTTCCTCACCGCGATGCTGATGCTGTTCGCCCCGGTCAAGCGCATCACCAGCATCAGCCAGTCGCTGCAGCGCGGCCTGGCGGCCGCCGAGAGCGTGTTCGGCTTCCTCGACGAGGCGCCGGAAGCTGACCACGGTACGAAAAGGTTGGCCGAAACCCGCGGCGCGCTGTCGTTCCGCCACGTCACCTTCCGCTATCCGCACGCCGAGCGCGACGCCATCGCCGACCTGAGCCTGGACGTGAAGCCGGGCGAGACGGTGGCGCTGGTGGGCAGTTCCGGCAGCGGCAAGACCACGCTGGTGAGCCTGATTCCGCGCTTTTACGACCCCGACGCCGGCAGCATCAGCCTGGACGGCGTGCCGCTCGCCGACATCGAACTGGCCAGCCTGCGCAGCCACATCGCCTTGGTGAGCCAGGACGTGGTGCTGTTCAACGACAGCGTGGCCGCCAACATCGCCTACGGCCGCATCGGTGAGGTCAGCCGCGAGGAGATCGTCGCCGCGGCACGCGCCGCCAACGCGCTCGACTTCATCGAAGCGATGCCGGAGGGCTTCGACACCCTGATCGGCGAGAACGGCGTGCGCCTGTCCGGCGGCCAGCGCCAGCGCCTGGCCATCGCCCGCGCGCTGCTGAAGAACGCGCCGATCCTGATCCTGGACGAGGCCACCAGCGCGCTCGATACCCAATCCGAGCGGCTGGTGCAGGCGGCGCTGGAGCGGCTGATGCAGAACCGCACCACCATCGTCATCGCCCACCGTCTCTCCACCATCGAGAATGCCGACCGCATCGTGGTGATGCACCAGGGGCGGGTAGCCGAAGTGGGCAACCACGAAGAATTGATCGCACACGACGGCCTCTACGCCAACCTGCATCGCATGCAGTTCAAGGAGCCGCAGCATGGCTGA
- a CDS encoding polysaccharide deacetylase family protein, with amino-acid sequence MKPARAVPVLMYHHVSPNKGLVTVSPATFEAQMRWLAEHGWTTLSADDFAGFLAGRPVPDKSVLVTFDDGYLDNWVYAHPVLERFGQRATLFTITGWIGDGAVRPHAASGQPLPDTPDHKACKRAVDEGRADAVMMRWSEIEAARAAGTFEFHSHTHSHARWDKLCASAAEKRDRLAEDLAASRRTLTARLGGTSDHLCWPQGYFDDDYLDVARAAGFRHLYTVDKHINTTATDPWRIGRIVTKEADDGWFARRMAIYRRPLLGGLYVRLRGK; translated from the coding sequence ATGAAGCCCGCCCGCGCCGTGCCGGTGCTGATGTACCACCACGTCAGCCCCAACAAGGGCCTGGTGACGGTGTCGCCGGCCACCTTCGAAGCGCAGATGCGCTGGCTGGCCGAACACGGCTGGACCACCCTGTCGGCCGACGATTTCGCCGGTTTTCTTGCCGGCCGTCCGGTCCCGGACAAGAGCGTGCTGGTTACCTTCGACGATGGCTACCTCGACAACTGGGTCTACGCCCATCCAGTGCTGGAGCGCTTCGGCCAGCGCGCCACGCTGTTCACCATTACCGGCTGGATCGGCGACGGTGCGGTACGCCCGCACGCTGCCAGCGGTCAGCCCCTGCCCGACACGCCCGACCACAAGGCCTGCAAGCGCGCGGTGGACGAGGGCCGGGCGGACGCCGTGATGATGCGCTGGAGCGAGATCGAGGCGGCCCGCGCCGCCGGCACCTTCGAATTCCACAGCCACACCCACAGCCATGCCCGCTGGGACAAGCTGTGCGCCAGCGCTGCCGAGAAGCGCGACCGGCTGGCCGAAGATCTCGCCGCCTCGCGCCGCACGCTGACCGCACGGCTGGGCGGCACCAGCGACCACCTGTGCTGGCCGCAGGGCTATTTCGACGACGATTATCTGGACGTGGCGCGGGCGGCCGGGTTTCGCCATCTGTACACCGTCGACAAGCATATCAATACCACGGCGACCGACCCGTGGCGGATAGGACGCATCGTCACCAAGGAGGCCGATGACGGCTGGTTTGCCCGCCGCATGGCCATTTACCGTCGGCCGTTGCTCGGTGGGCTCTACGTGCGTTTGCGTGGAAAGTAA
- the rfaQ gene encoding putative lipopolysaccharide heptosyltransferase III gives MLKDAIDLAAVKRVLVIKLRHHGDVLLTSPVFSVLQQHAPHAELDALLYHDTRDMITQHPAVSQVFTIDRQWKRLGVVGQLKAELALLARLKARRYDLVVHLTEHKRGAWLTRLLKPRWAVARSGDYGKFFARSFTHRYPVVAGNRRHTVELHLDALRRIGIQPAADQRALTLVPGANAEALAAAKLAALGLQPGGYILIHPTSRWLFKTWPVEHMAALIDALTARGEQVLLTAAPDQAELAMLEQIQQRLARPVASLAGQLTLKELAAVIGQARLFVGMDSVPMHMAAALQTPTVALFGPSGDIEWGPWRVPHRLLTEPLPCRPCGRDGCGGGKISECLTLIGPERALAAIDELLAEVSA, from the coding sequence ATGCTCAAGGACGCCATCGATCTTGCCGCCGTGAAGCGGGTGCTGGTCATCAAGCTGCGCCATCACGGCGACGTGCTGCTGACCTCGCCGGTGTTCTCGGTGCTGCAGCAACACGCCCCACACGCCGAACTCGACGCGCTGCTCTACCACGACACGCGCGACATGATCACGCAGCACCCCGCCGTCAGCCAGGTGTTCACCATCGACCGCCAGTGGAAGCGGCTTGGGGTCGTCGGCCAGCTCAAGGCCGAACTGGCGCTGCTCGCCCGCCTCAAGGCGCGGCGCTATGATCTCGTGGTGCATCTGACGGAGCACAAGCGCGGCGCTTGGCTGACGCGGCTGCTCAAGCCGCGTTGGGCGGTGGCGCGCAGCGGCGACTATGGCAAGTTCTTCGCCAGGAGTTTCACGCACCGTTACCCGGTGGTGGCCGGCAACCGCCGCCATACCGTCGAACTGCACCTGGATGCCCTGCGCCGGATCGGCATTCAGCCGGCGGCGGACCAACGCGCGCTGACGTTGGTGCCCGGCGCCAACGCCGAAGCGCTGGCCGCCGCCAAGCTGGCTGCACTGGGCTTGCAGCCAGGCGGTTACATCTTGATCCACCCGACCTCGCGCTGGTTGTTCAAGACCTGGCCGGTGGAGCATATGGCCGCGCTGATCGACGCGCTGACCGCACGCGGCGAGCAGGTGTTGCTGACCGCCGCGCCGGACCAGGCCGAACTGGCGATGCTCGAACAGATCCAGCAGCGGCTGGCACGGCCGGTGGCGAGCCTCGCCGGGCAGCTGACGCTGAAGGAGCTGGCAGCGGTGATCGGCCAGGCGCGCCTGTTCGTCGGCATGGATTCGGTGCCGATGCACATGGCGGCGGCCCTGCAGACCCCGACCGTGGCCTTGTTCGGCCCGTCCGGCGACATCGAGTGGGGACCATGGCGGGTGCCGCACCGCCTGCTCACCGAGCCGCTGCCGTGCCGTCCCTGTGGCCGTGACGGCTGTGGCGGCGGCAAGATCAGCGAGTGCCTGACGCTGATCGGCCCCGAGCGGGCATTGGCAGCGATCGACGAGCTGCTGGCGGAGGTGAGCGCATGA